A DNA window from Micromonospora sp. NBC_01739 contains the following coding sequences:
- the lon gene encoding endopeptidase La: protein MATLPVLPLTDAVLLPGMVIPVTLDPTTQAAVDAARATGDHRLLAVPRLDGEYGSVGAIATIEKVGRLPSGEPAAVIRGIARARIGTGVPGPGAALWVEASEIDEPAPAGRARELAREYRALVTAVLQQRGAWQVIDAVERMTDLSELADSAGYAPWLSLGQKTELLAAPDVTARLELLVGWVKDHLAEQEVTEQINSEVREELEKTQREFLLRQQLAAIRKELGEDAPDGTADYRTRVEAADLPEKVREAALREVGKLERASDASPEAGWIRTWLDTVLEMPWSTRTEDNTDLTAARAVLDADHAGLSDVKDRILEYLAVRNRRAERDLGVVGGRGSGAVLALTGPPGVGKTSLGESVARALGRRFVRVSLGGVRDEAEIRGHRRTYVGALPGRIVRALREAGSMNPVVLLDEVDKLSAGYAGDPAAALLEVLDPAQNHTFRDHYLEVDLDLSDVLFLATANVVEAIPGPLLDRMELVTLDGYTEEEKVAIARDHLLPRQRERAGLTAEEVEVDSAALGRIAGEYTREAGVRQLERALAKIMRKVAVTLTADPAPVRVGVDDLVRYLGRPKHTPESAQRTAVPGVATGLAVTGAGGDVLFIEATSMEGEPGLTLTGQLGEVMKESAHIALSYLRANGRRLGLDPNALAGRRIHLHVPAGAVPKDGPSAGITMVTALASLASGRPVRPEFGMTGEVTLSGRVLPIGGVKQKLLAAHRAGLTEVIIPARNEPDLDDLPTEVREALTVHTLADVADVLALALRPAEADTRTLTLA, encoded by the coding sequence ATGGCAACTCTTCCGGTACTTCCACTGACCGACGCCGTACTGCTGCCCGGCATGGTCATCCCGGTGACCCTCGACCCGACCACCCAGGCTGCGGTCGACGCGGCCCGTGCCACCGGCGACCACCGGCTGCTGGCCGTGCCCCGCCTGGACGGCGAGTACGGTTCCGTCGGCGCGATCGCCACCATCGAGAAGGTCGGCCGGCTGCCCAGCGGCGAGCCGGCCGCCGTGATCCGCGGCATCGCCCGCGCCCGCATCGGCACCGGGGTACCCGGTCCCGGCGCGGCGCTCTGGGTCGAGGCGTCCGAGATCGACGAACCCGCCCCGGCCGGCCGGGCCCGGGAACTGGCCCGCGAATACCGCGCCCTGGTCACCGCCGTGCTTCAGCAACGGGGTGCCTGGCAGGTCATCGACGCCGTGGAGCGGATGACCGACCTGTCCGAACTGGCCGACTCGGCCGGCTACGCGCCCTGGCTCAGCCTGGGGCAGAAGACCGAACTGCTGGCCGCACCGGACGTCACCGCCCGGCTGGAACTGCTCGTCGGCTGGGTCAAGGACCACCTGGCCGAGCAGGAGGTCACCGAGCAGATCAACTCCGAGGTACGCGAGGAGTTGGAGAAGACGCAGCGGGAGTTCCTGCTGCGCCAGCAGCTGGCCGCGATCCGCAAGGAACTCGGCGAGGACGCCCCGGACGGCACGGCCGACTACCGGACCCGGGTCGAGGCCGCCGACCTGCCGGAGAAGGTACGCGAGGCGGCGCTGCGCGAGGTCGGCAAGCTGGAACGGGCCAGCGACGCCTCCCCGGAGGCGGGCTGGATCCGTACCTGGCTCGACACGGTGTTGGAGATGCCGTGGAGCACCCGTACCGAGGACAACACCGACCTGACCGCGGCGCGGGCCGTGCTGGACGCCGACCACGCCGGTCTGTCCGATGTGAAGGACCGCATTCTGGAATACCTGGCGGTACGCAACCGGCGGGCCGAGCGGGACCTCGGGGTGGTCGGTGGCCGGGGTTCCGGGGCGGTGCTGGCCCTGACCGGTCCGCCCGGGGTCGGCAAGACCAGCCTCGGCGAGTCGGTGGCCAGGGCGCTCGGCCGCAGGTTCGTCCGGGTCTCCCTGGGCGGGGTCCGCGATGAGGCGGAGATCCGGGGACACCGGCGTACCTACGTCGGCGCGTTGCCCGGCCGGATCGTGCGGGCGTTGCGTGAGGCCGGCTCGATGAACCCGGTCGTGCTGCTCGACGAGGTCGACAAGCTCTCCGCCGGGTACGCGGGCGATCCGGCCGCCGCCCTGCTGGAGGTGCTCGACCCGGCCCAGAACCACACCTTCCGGGATCACTACCTGGAGGTCGACCTGGACCTGTCCGACGTGCTGTTCCTGGCCACCGCCAACGTGGTGGAGGCCATCCCCGGCCCGCTGCTGGACCGGATGGAACTGGTCACCCTGGACGGCTACACCGAGGAGGAGAAGGTCGCCATCGCCCGGGACCACCTGCTGCCCCGGCAGCGGGAACGGGCCGGGTTGACCGCCGAGGAGGTGGAGGTGGATTCCGCCGCGCTGGGTCGCATCGCGGGGGAGTACACCCGGGAGGCCGGCGTACGCCAACTGGAACGGGCCCTGGCGAAGATCATGCGCAAGGTCGCGGTGACCCTGACCGCCGACCCCGCCCCGGTCCGGGTCGGTGTCGACGACCTGGTCCGCTACCTCGGTCGGCCCAAGCACACGCCGGAGTCGGCGCAGCGTACGGCGGTGCCGGGGGTGGCCACCGGCCTGGCGGTCACCGGCGCCGGGGGAGACGTGCTGTTCATCGAGGCGACCAGCATGGAGGGCGAGCCGGGACTGACCCTCACCGGTCAACTCGGCGAGGTGATGAAGGAGTCCGCGCACATCGCCCTGTCCTACCTGCGGGCCAACGGCCGCCGCCTGGGCCTGGACCCCAACGCCCTGGCCGGGCGGCGGATCCACCTGCACGTCCCGGCGGGTGCGGTGCCCAAGGACGGCCCCAGCGCGGGCATCACCATGGTCACCGCCCTGGCGTCGCTGGCCAGCGGCAGGCCGGTACGCCCCGAGTTCGGGATGACCGGCGAGGTGACCCTCTCCGGCCGGGTGCTGCCCATCGGCGGGGTCAAGCAGAAGTTGCTCGCCGCCCACCGGGCCGGTCTGACCGAGGTGATCATCCCGGCCCGCAACGAGCCGGACCTCGACGACCTGCCCACCGAGGTACGCGAGGCGCTGACCGTGCACACCCTGGCCGATGTCGCCGACGTCCTGGCCTTGGCGCTGCGCCCGGCCGAGGCCGACACCCGCACGCTCACCCTCGCCTGA
- a CDS encoding DEAD/DEAH box helicase, with protein sequence MSSTPVLPDPSTEPPAFADLGLRSELLAALSALGYEEPTPIQREAIGPLLAGRDLLGQAATGTGKTAAFALPLLQRMPDERPTGDPVALVLVPTRELAVQVSEAFHRYGKDLGARVLPIYGGQPIGRQLRALDNGVDVVVATPGRALDHIARGTLRLGNLATVVLDEADEMLDMGFAEDIEAILEHAPEQRQTVLFSATMPARIDGMARAHLTDPVRILIAREQPLAGEAPRVRQSAYLVARAHKPAALGRVLDVESPTAAIVFCRSREEVDRLTETMNGRGYRAEALHGGMSQEQRDRVMGRLRGGTADLLVATDVAARGLDVEQLSHVVNYDVPSAPESYVHRIGRVGRAGREGVAITLAEPREHRMLKTIERVTGQRITIDKIPTVADLRTRRLELTQAALRESLLEDDLDPFRVIVESLSDEFDLMEVALAAVKLAHEATLPGTEEAAEEIPQVAVRAPRETRPGADGRGDRRPSRPRTTGTTQVFIGLGRRAGVRPQDLVGAITGETGIRGRDIGSIEIADRFSLVEVPVAVADEVIAGLRNSTIKGRKATVRRDRDGGDGGGAERRYDGDRRDRR encoded by the coding sequence ATGAGTTCCACGCCCGTACTGCCGGACCCGTCCACCGAACCGCCCGCCTTCGCGGACCTTGGCCTGCGTTCCGAACTGCTCGCCGCGCTCTCCGCGCTCGGCTACGAGGAGCCCACGCCGATCCAGCGGGAGGCCATCGGCCCGCTGCTGGCCGGTCGGGACCTGCTCGGGCAGGCCGCCACGGGCACCGGCAAGACGGCCGCGTTCGCCCTTCCGCTGCTGCAACGGATGCCCGACGAGCGACCCACCGGCGACCCGGTCGCCCTGGTGCTGGTGCCGACCCGGGAACTTGCCGTGCAGGTCTCCGAGGCCTTCCACCGCTACGGCAAGGATCTCGGGGCCCGGGTGCTGCCGATCTACGGCGGCCAGCCGATCGGCCGGCAGTTGCGCGCCCTGGACAACGGGGTCGACGTGGTGGTGGCCACCCCGGGCCGGGCGTTGGACCACATCGCCCGGGGCACCCTGCGGCTGGGCAACCTGGCCACGGTGGTGCTGGACGAGGCCGACGAGATGCTCGACATGGGTTTCGCCGAGGACATCGAGGCGATCCTGGAGCACGCCCCCGAGCAGCGGCAGACGGTGCTGTTCTCGGCCACCATGCCGGCCCGCATCGACGGGATGGCCCGCGCCCACCTGACCGACCCGGTCCGCATCCTCATCGCCCGGGAGCAGCCGCTGGCCGGGGAGGCCCCCCGGGTACGCCAGAGCGCGTACCTGGTGGCCCGGGCGCACAAGCCGGCGGCCCTGGGCCGGGTGCTGGACGTCGAATCACCGACCGCGGCGATCGTGTTCTGCCGCAGCCGGGAGGAGGTCGACCGGCTCACCGAGACCATGAACGGGCGCGGGTACCGGGCCGAGGCGCTGCACGGCGGGATGAGCCAGGAACAGCGCGACCGGGTGATGGGCCGGCTCCGCGGCGGCACCGCCGACCTGCTGGTCGCCACCGACGTGGCGGCCCGTGGTCTGGACGTCGAGCAGCTCAGCCACGTGGTCAACTACGACGTGCCCTCGGCCCCGGAGTCGTACGTGCACCGCATCGGCCGGGTCGGCCGGGCCGGGCGGGAAGGGGTGGCGATCACCCTGGCCGAACCCCGGGAACACCGGATGCTCAAGACCATCGAGCGGGTCACCGGGCAGCGGATCACCATCGACAAGATCCCGACGGTGGCGGACCTGCGTACCCGCCGACTGGAGCTGACCCAGGCGGCGCTGCGGGAGAGCCTGCTGGAGGACGACCTCGACCCGTTCCGGGTGATCGTCGAATCGCTCAGCGACGAGTTCGACCTGATGGAGGTGGCGCTGGCCGCGGTTAAGCTGGCCCACGAAGCCACCCTGCCGGGCACCGAGGAGGCCGCGGAGGAGATCCCCCAGGTGGCGGTCCGTGCCCCCCGGGAGACCCGGCCCGGGGCCGACGGCCGGGGCGACCGCCGTCCGTCGAGGCCCCGCACCACCGGCACCACCCAGGTCTTCATCGGCCTGGGCCGCCGAGCCGGGGTGCGTCCGCAGGACCTGGTGGGTGCCATCACCGGGGAGACCGGCATCCGGGGCCGCGACATCGGCTCCATCGAGATCGCCGACCGGTTCTCCCTGGTCGAGGTGCCGGTCGCCGTCGCCGACGAGGTGATCGCCGGGCTGCGCAACAGCACCATCAAGGGCCGCAAGGCCACCGTACGCCGCGACCGGGACGGCGGCGACGGGGGCGGTGCAGAGCGGCGGTACGACGGCGACCGCCGGGACCGCCGCTGA
- a CDS encoding MerR family transcriptional regulator → MFTIGDFANLGRVSVRMLRHYDSIGLLRPATVDPRSGYRYYTAAQLGRLNRVIALKELGLTLGQVRAILDEAVDSTELRGMLRLRRAQLEAQMAADVARLAGVEARLRMIETEGRMSSQDVVIKEISPIRVAALSAVAGSYDGADIAPALTPLYPELFRRLEAAGIRPAGPALAWYDPADDGEAVIVHAGVGIDVDAADPDVTVVELPAITAATTVHHGSMLTADQSIQVLARWIEENGWRADGFARELYLDYCADEPDKGVTELHLPVRRA, encoded by the coding sequence ATGTTCACCATCGGAGATTTCGCCAACCTGGGCCGGGTGTCGGTACGGATGCTGCGGCACTACGACAGCATCGGGCTGCTCCGCCCGGCCACCGTCGACCCGCGCAGCGGCTACCGCTACTACACCGCTGCCCAACTGGGCCGACTGAATCGGGTGATCGCCCTCAAGGAGCTGGGGCTGACGCTCGGCCAGGTGCGGGCGATCCTCGACGAAGCGGTCGACAGCACCGAGTTGCGCGGCATGCTTCGACTGCGTCGAGCACAGTTGGAGGCGCAGATGGCGGCAGACGTCGCCCGCCTGGCCGGCGTCGAGGCGAGACTCCGCATGATCGAGACGGAGGGTCGCATGAGCAGCCAGGATGTCGTCATCAAGGAGATCTCCCCGATCCGGGTCGCGGCGCTGTCCGCGGTAGCGGGCAGCTACGACGGGGCGGACATCGCGCCCGCGCTGACCCCGCTCTACCCGGAGCTGTTCCGTCGGTTGGAGGCCGCCGGCATTCGCCCCGCCGGGCCGGCGCTGGCCTGGTACGACCCGGCCGACGACGGTGAGGCCGTCATCGTGCACGCCGGAGTGGGGATCGACGTCGACGCGGCGGACCCGGACGTGACCGTGGTGGAACTGCCGGCGATCACCGCAGCGACCACGGTCCACCACGGTTCGATGCTCACGGCCGACCAGAGCATCCAGGTGCTGGCCCGGTGGATCGAGGAGAACGGCTGGCGGGCGGATGGCTTCGCCCGCGAGTTGTACCTGGACTACTGCGCGGACGAACCCGACAAGGGCGTCACCGAGCTGCACCTGCCGGTGCGTCGGGCCTGA
- a CDS encoding asparagine synthetase B family protein: MCGIVLSLGPEADPVIFRRMLAVLATRGEVTETRYEAGLLAGTRRLPVVDRDRAVQPWVSADQRWLLCYNGEVFNHHELRAELSGLGHRFRSGSDTEVVLAAFAQWGEQMVTRLRGEYAIAIVERATRRVYLARDPLGVKPLYWSRTPGCLHLASEIKALVRAAAPVVEVPPGHHGWVDADRRVHLRPYVDLLSLGAGAPAVTDPDEAALLVRTTLTDSIRVRLDTDLPVGVVLSGGLDSSLVLLHAVQAHPDCVAVTVGVPESPDVAYARRLARDLGVRHEVVELRPRDIRLAEVREAIRISELTEYGDIINAVVSVPIFRRLAELGVRVVLTGDGSDELFGGYPMYHEVGPEAARRLFLHKIRNLCRTELQRVDRTSMGFGVEARVPFLDLALVELAMRLPVDLKMREGQEKWIVRRAFADLLPDYIRRRPKNPMSYSSGLHERARLYKPLFARLHRAFGYHLSEPVRRDFDSVLSRCDNDLEAAIAAGRARRDYTVLEHARDLVGAARWNAAPMVRRLVTPRRNRVSPPRNRDDGAPLPG; the protein is encoded by the coding sequence ATGTGCGGAATCGTGCTCAGCCTGGGCCCGGAGGCCGATCCGGTGATCTTCCGCCGGATGCTGGCGGTGCTGGCCACCCGGGGGGAGGTCACCGAGACCCGGTACGAGGCCGGCCTGCTCGCCGGCACCCGCCGACTGCCGGTGGTGGATCGGGACCGGGCGGTGCAGCCCTGGGTGTCGGCCGACCAACGGTGGCTGCTCTGCTACAACGGGGAGGTCTTCAACCACCATGAGCTGCGGGCGGAGCTGAGCGGCCTGGGCCACCGGTTCCGCAGCGGCAGCGACACCGAGGTGGTGCTCGCCGCCTTCGCGCAGTGGGGCGAGCAGATGGTCACCCGGCTGCGCGGCGAGTACGCCATCGCCATCGTGGAACGGGCCACCCGCCGGGTGTACCTGGCGCGGGATCCCCTCGGGGTCAAGCCGCTGTACTGGTCGCGTACCCCGGGATGTCTGCACCTGGCCAGCGAGATCAAGGCCCTGGTCCGGGCGGCGGCCCCGGTGGTCGAGGTGCCGCCGGGCCACCACGGTTGGGTCGACGCGGACCGCCGGGTCCACCTGCGGCCGTACGTGGACCTGCTCTCCCTGGGTGCCGGGGCGCCGGCGGTGACGGATCCGGACGAGGCCGCCCTGCTCGTCCGTACCACCCTCACCGACAGCATCCGGGTGCGCCTGGACACCGATCTTCCGGTGGGGGTGGTGCTCTCCGGCGGGTTGGACAGCTCGCTGGTGCTGCTGCACGCCGTGCAGGCGCACCCGGACTGCGTGGCGGTCACCGTAGGGGTGCCGGAGAGCCCCGATGTGGCGTACGCCCGGCGGTTGGCCCGCGACCTCGGCGTCCGGCACGAGGTGGTCGAGCTGCGGCCACGCGACATCCGGCTGGCCGAGGTGCGGGAGGCCATCCGGATCTCCGAGCTGACCGAGTACGGCGACATCATCAACGCGGTGGTCTCGGTGCCCATCTTCCGGCGGCTGGCCGAGCTGGGCGTCAGGGTCGTGCTCACCGGCGACGGCTCGGACGAGCTGTTCGGCGGGTACCCGATGTATCACGAGGTCGGGCCCGAGGCGGCCCGACGGCTCTTCCTGCACAAGATCCGCAACCTCTGCCGTACGGAGTTGCAGCGCGTCGACCGCACCAGCATGGGTTTCGGGGTGGAGGCCCGGGTGCCCTTCCTGGACCTGGCCCTGGTCGAGTTGGCCATGCGGCTGCCGGTGGACTTGAAGATGCGCGAGGGTCAGGAGAAGTGGATCGTCCGGCGGGCCTTCGCCGACCTACTGCCGGACTACATCCGGCGGCGGCCGAAGAACCCGATGTCGTACTCCTCCGGCCTGCACGAGCGGGCCCGGCTGTACAAGCCGCTGTTCGCCCGGCTGCACCGCGCCTTCGGCTACCACCTGTCCGAGCCGGTCCGTCGTGACTTCGACAGCGTGCTGTCCCGCTGCGACAACGACCTGGAGGCGGCGATCGCCGCCGGGCGGGCGCGGCGTGACTACACCGTGCTGGAACATGCCCGCGACCTGGTCGGCGCGGCCCGGTGGAACGCAGCTCCGATGGTGCGTCGGCTGGTCACCCCGCGCCGCAACCGGGTCTCACCGCCTCGCAACCGAGACGACGGAGCACCGCTGCCTGGTTGA
- a CDS encoding histone-like nucleoid-structuring protein Lsr2, protein MARKVITVLTDDLDGGKADRTLEFSLDGVAYTIDVSDENAGVLRKALDPFINAGRRLGRGTDLGRTVRRTTGPATPGMNREQNRAIREWAVSNGYKISERGRIPVEVVEAYKNR, encoded by the coding sequence ATGGCGAGAAAAGTAATCACGGTGCTTACCGACGACCTCGACGGCGGTAAAGCCGACCGAACGCTCGAGTTCAGTCTTGATGGCGTGGCGTACACCATCGATGTCTCCGACGAGAACGCGGGAGTCCTGCGCAAGGCGTTGGATCCGTTTATCAATGCCGGACGCAGGCTCGGGCGGGGCACCGACCTCGGCCGCACCGTTCGTCGTACCACCGGCCCGGCGACTCCCGGAATGAACCGGGAGCAGAACCGCGCCATCCGCGAATGGGCGGTCAGCAACGGATACAAGATTTCCGAGCGGGGTCGCATCCCGGTCGAGGTGGTCGAGGCGTACAAGAACCGCTGA